CAGTACTTCCTCCACCGGCACGGCGTGAACGTGATGAAGGACATCGAAAACCGGTACGTCGGCTCCCAGGAATCGTCCATCATGAACGCCTACATGAAGCACACGGCGGCGGCCGCCACCTGGCCCACGCCGTGGCGCGCCTTCCAGAGGGAACACCCCTCCGAGGCGGCTGAGATGAAGCTGGTGTGGGAGACCGCGACCCTCATCAACAACTCCGTCATGGCGCGGGACGACGTTCCCGGTTCCGTGCGGGAACGGGTCCGCGCATCCCTGCTGGGACTTCACGAGACTCCGGAAGGCCGGACCATTCTGAAGGGGATGGAAACCGCGCGTTTCCTTCCGGCGTCGGACGCGGACTACGAGATCGTGCGTGACTTCGTCGCCCGGTTCGAGGAAGAGGTGCGCCCGGTGGAGCGGAAATGACGGGAAAACGAGTCCGGGACATTCTGTTCGGAACGCTGCGCCGCCAGCTGATCGTCGGCGTGGCCGCCGTGCACGCCGTCATGATGACGGTATTCATCGGCGACCTCACCTGGAGGCAGCAGTCCCTGATCCTGGACCGCCAGGCGGAACATGCGACCGCCCTGGCGCACACGCTTGCCGCTTCGGCGGCCGGGTGGCTTTCCGCGGTCGATATCTCCGGCCTCCAGGAGCTGGCCGAAGGGCTGCGCCGGTATCCGGACCTGACGTACGCCATGCTGCTCGACAACCGGGGGCAGGTGCTCGCGCACACCGACAGGTCGCGTCTCGGGCAGTACGTGCTGGACCTGCCGGCCGATCCTCGGGAATCCGTGCTGAGCCGGAGCGCCGCGCTGGTGGATGTCGTCGTGCCCGCGATGCTTTCCGGCAAGCAGGTCGGATGGGCGCGCGTGGGGATCGGCCAGCGGCAGGCCGGGCGGAAGCTGATGGAAATCACCCGGAACGGGGTGTTCTACGCGTTGGTCGCCGTGTTCATCGGATCGTTGCTGGCGCTCCTCGTGGGGAAACGCATCACCCGCCGGCTCTACAGGATCCGGTCCGTCATGGACGAGGTGGGCGCGGGCAATTACCAGGCCCGTTCCGACCTGGCCGGCGCCGACGAGGCGGCCGGGATGGCGGCCAACTTCAACAGGATGCTCGACATTCTGGAAGAGCGCGATCGGGAGGTGAAGCGGAGCGAGGACAGGTACCGAACCCTGATCCAGAACATCCATTCCGCCATCGTGGTGCACGGGCCCGGGACGGAAGTCATCGCGAGCAACTCGTTCGCGCAGACGGTGCTGGGCCTGACCGAGGAGCAGATGCGGGGGAAGGATGCGAACGATCCGGCCTGGAGTTTCCTGAGGGAGGACGGCACTGGAATGCCGGTCGAGGAATACCCGGTAAGCCGCGTCGTGGCCACGTGCCGTCCGGTGCGGGACTGCGTTGTGGGGATCAGCCGCCCCGGCAAGGGCGCGGTGGTGTGGGTATTGGCCAACGCCGAACCGGTCGTCGACGACGACGGCGGACTTTCCCGCGTCCTTGTGAACTTCGTGGACATCACCGAGCGGAAGTCGCTCGAACTCCGGTATATCCAGTCCCAGAAGATGGAGGCCGTCGGAAGGATGGCCGGCGGAATCGCCCACGACTTCAACAACCTCCTCACGGTCACCATCGGGTATTGCGACCTGGCGCTGGCCCGGATCGGGTCCACGGATCCGCTGCGGCACGACCTGGCGGAGATCCGGAAGGCATCCGACCGGTGTGCATCGCTGACGCGGCAGCTGCTGGCCTTCAGCCGGAAGCAGATCCTGGTTCCGAAGGTGATCAGCCTGAACGGGATCGTGGCCGACATGGACAAGATGCTGCGGCGCCTCCTCGGGGAGGATATCGAACTGGTGTCGGTGGCGGGGAAGGGACTCCGGAACGTGAAGGCGGATCCCGGGCAGATCGAGCAGGTGATCGTGAACCTGGCCGTCAATTCGCGGGATGCGATGCCTCGCGGGGGGAAGCTGACCTTCGAGGCGTCGAACGTCGTGCTGGACGAGTCGTACACGGGCGATCACAAGTACATCTCCCCCGGTCCCTACGTGATGCTGGCGGTGAGCGACACGGGGTGCGGAATGGACAAGGAGATGCTGGCGCGGATCTTCGAGCCGTTCTTCACGACGAAGGAAAAGGGGACCGGGCTGGGTCTTTCCACCGTCTACGGGATCGTGAAGCAGAGCGGGGGGCACATCAACGTGTACAGCGAGCCGGGGGTCGGGACGACGTTCAAGATCTATTTCCCGCCCGTGGACGAGCCGGTGGCCGATGCGGTCCGGGCGGCCGCCTTGCCGCAGGAGGAGCTGCGCGGCGATGAAACGGTCCTGGTGGTGGAGGACGAGGACCTGGTCCGGCAGATGGTCCGGGGGATCCTGGAACAGTACGGGTACGGCGTGCTGGAGGCCCGGAGCGGAGGCGAGGCCATCGACCTGTGTTCCCGGCATCGGGGAACGATCCACCTGATGCTGACCGACGTCGTGATGCCCGGCATGAACGGCGTGGAGCTGTCGAAGCGGTTGGCGCCCATCCAGCCGGGGATGAAGGTGCTGTTCATGTCGGGGTACACGGTCGACGCGATCGTGCACCAGGGGATCCTGGAGTCCGGCATCGCCTTCCTCCAGAAGCCGTTCTCCATGGATTCCCTGGCGCACAAGTTGCGGGAGGTGCTCGGACCGGGAACGGCGCCGCGGGATTGACGCGCGGTCCCCGGGAAGGTCATCCTTAGAAGACGGGGAATGGACGGGCGAGGAATTCCAATGGATGACGACACCTCCCGGGATGCGATTCGATTCCGGCCATTGGCCGTGGGCTGTTCCCTGCTGTCCGTCGCCGCAGGGTCGGTCGCCCTCATCGGGTGGGGATTCGGGCTCCCGTCCCTGACCAGCCTTTGGTCGGGCAGGATCCCGATGGCGCCCAGCACCGGGCTTCTGTTCATCCTGTACGGGGTCGCGGCCTTCCTCCGGGGCCGGTGGCCGACGCGGCGCGGGGCGTATCGGGCGGGGATGGCCCTCAACGCCGCAGGCGCAACGGTTGCGTTGCCGCTGCTGTTCCTCTCCTTCCGGGGGGTACACCCCTCGATCGAACATCTCGGATTTCCGATCACCGGCACGGTGGCCGGAGCCCCGATCGGGCACATGTCTCCGGTCGCGGCGCTCTGCTTCCTCCTCGCCACGACATCCTTCCTTGCGTTGCCTCCGTCACACCCGGGTGGGTCGCGGAGGTCCGCGGCGGCCCTGTTTTTCGCATTCCTCCTTCTCGCGGTGTCGTTCGTGCTTCTCCTGGCGTACCTGTTCGGAACCCCCCTGTTTTACGCCGGGTCCTTCATCCCCCCCGCGGCCACGACCAGCCTCGCCTTCTCCGCTCTCGGGATCGCGCTGCTGGCTCTCGGCCTGCCGCATACCCGGTTCCTTCGTCGGGAGGGCGAGCAGGTCACGCGGACCGAATACGCGCTCCTCCTGGTGTTCCTCCTTCTGGGGTCGGGGATCGTCACCTTGGGATACCTGTACCATCTGAACCACGAGCGCCGTTACCTCGCGGAAGTGAAGAGCCAGCTCTCGGCCATCGCCGACCTGAAGGTGCGCGACGTGGTTCAGTACCGCAAGGAGCGGCTGGATGACGCCGGCGTATTTTTCCGGAACGCATCCTTCTCGGACATGGTCCGGCGCTTTCTCGAACAACCCGGCGACGAGGCCGCCCGCAGGCAGATCCGGGATTGGATCGGGAACTACGGTTCGCAATTCGAGTGCGATCGGGTCATCCTGTTCAATACCCGGGGCGTTGCGCGGTATTCGGTTCCCGGATCGCCGGAGCCCTCCGACTCCATATTGTCGAAGCGCGCGGTCGACATCCTGCGGTCGGGCCGGGTATCGTTCCAGGATTTCTACCGGAACCGTCCCGACGGGAAAGTGTACCTGGCGGTCCTGGTTCCCATCCTCGGCGGACAAGGCGACGGGGTGCCGCTTGGAGTTCTCGCCCTGCGCATCGATCCGGAAAAGTTCCTGTATCCCCTCATCCGTCATTGGCCGACGCCCAGCCGGACAGCCGAGACGGTTCTGGTGCGTCGGGAAGGAGACGACGCCCTCTATTTGAATGAGCTGCGGTTCGACAAGAACGCCGCTCTCGCGCTGCGGTTTCCGCTGAATCCCCGGTCGGAGCTGCCGGCGATCCAGGCGGTGCTCGGAAGGACAGGGATCGTCGAAGGGCGGGATTACCGCGGAAGGCCGGTGATCGCCGACGTCCGCAAAGTTCCCGACTCGCCGTGGTATGTGATCGCGCGGATGGATCTCTCGGAAGTCTACGAGCCGGAGCGCGAGCGGCTCTGGTGGATGGTGTCGCTGGTCAGCGTCATGCTCCTCGCCGCCGGGGCGGGCGTCGGCCTGGCCTGGCGGCAGCAGAGGGCGCGTTTCTACCGGGAGCAGTACGAGGCGTCGCAGGAGCGGCGGAACCTGGAGGCGCAGCTCCGGACCGCCCAGAGGATGGAGTCGGTGGGCACGCTGGCGGGAGGCATCGCGCACGACTTCAACAACGTGTTGACCGTGATCCTCGGGTACGGGGAGATGCTGAAGTTCCGGATCGCGGGCGACCCGAAGGCGGTTTCGGACCTGGACGAGATGCTGCGGAGCGCGGAACGGGCGTCGGTGCTCACCCGGCAGATCCTCACTTTCGCCCGCCGCCAGATCATCGAGCTCGGCAACATCGATCTGAACCGGGTGGTCGCCGACCTCGGGAAGCTCATCCGGAAGGTCACGAGGGAAGACATCGAGTTCCGGACCATCCTGGCGGAGCGGTTGCCGACGATCCGGGCGGACCGGGGGCAGGTGGAGCAGGTGATGATGAACCTGGCCCTGAACGCGCGGGACGCGATGCCGGGCGGGGGGCAGCTCGTGGTCGAAACGCAGGAGGCGTGGCTGGAGGAGGAGTACGTCCGGCAGCGCCCGTACATGAAAGCGGGCCGGTACGCGGTGCTATCGGTTACCGACACCGGGATCGGGATGGACGAGGGAACCCGGGAGCGCATCTTCGAGCCGTTCTTCACCACGAAGGGGCCCGACAAGGGGACGGGGCTGGGGCTGGCCGTCGTATACGGGATCGTGAAGCAGCACAACGGATTCGTCCATGTGTACAGCGAACCGGGAAAGGGATCGACGTTCCGGATCTATTTCCCCGCGGTGGCCGTTCCCGCCGACTCGCAGGCGCCCGTGTCCCCGGGGATCGTCCTCGGGGGGAGTGAAACGATCCTTCTGGCGGAGGACGACGAGGCGATACGGAACCTCGCGGAGAAGACGCTGGGTTCCTACGGATACAAGGTGCTGGTCGCTTGCGACGGGGAGGAGGCGGTCGATCTGCTCCGCCGGCATGGCAAGGAGGTGGCGATGGTCGTGCTCGACGTCGTCATGCCGAAGAAGGGCGGGAAGCAGGCGTACGAAGAGATGGCCGGCGGGACTCCGGGCCTGAAGGTCCTTTTCCTGAGCGGCTATCCCGCCGACGCGATCCACGACTCGTTCGTCCTGCACCCGGGGACGCCGTTCCTGCAGAAACCGTTCGGCCCGGGCGACCTGGCGAGGAAGGTGAGGGAGATCCTGGACCGGTGAAGGGGGAGCGGGGATGAACCAGAAGAAAGTCGCGATGGAGCACGACAAGAAGATCGCCCTCGTGGCGCACGACAACAAGAAGGGCGACCTGGTGGAATGGGCGAAATTCAACCGCGAGCTGCTGGAGCACCACCGGATTTACGCCACGGGCACGACCGGCGAGATACTGGAACGGGAGCTCGGCTTCCGGATCACGAGGCTTCAGAGCGGACCGTTGGGCGGGGACCAGCAGATCGGCGCGAAGATCGCCGAAGGGAAGATCGATTTCCTCATCTTCTTCTGGGATCCGCTCGAGCCCCAGCCCCACGATCCCGACGTCAAGGCGCTCCTGCGGTTGGCGGTGGTCTGGAACATCCCGATCGCCTGCAACCGCTCCTCCGCCGATTTCATGATCTCCTCCCCGTTGATGGACGGGGATTACGATCGCCTCGTTCCCGATTACGAGTCGTACCGAACGCGCAAGATCGCCGGAGACGAATGAGGTGGGCGGAGTGGGGCCGCGTTAATCGTCTGTATCTTCGCCGGCTTTGCGCAGGATGTTCACGGAAGAGGTGAAGTCTTCCTCCTCGTCGGCCACGGCCCAGAAGAAACCGCAGTCCATGCAATCCTGGAATTTTCTCGCGGAAGTCCCCTGGGGGGCGCCGAAGCAAAGGGTCCCCGCGATCGCCCAGCAGCAGCGGCCGCCGTTCACCCCCCCGTTGACGCCGTCGCCGTTGATGGCCGTCGGCGCGGGGCACTCCCCATGTTCGTCCACATGTTTCCCGCCGGGTTCCCGCCCGCAATTCATGAATTCCCAGCAGTTGAGCTTGCGCTTCGGTTTCACGGTAATGATTTTCGTTCAACCGGGTGGATCCATACAAGAAGTCTTTATCGTCTTCCAAAAAAAATATTCCGCTTGCCATATGCTTTGGCCAATATATGCTGTAAGCATATTAAGGAGGGAGGCGAGATGGTCTCCGGACATGCGGCGCACGCGGCGCGAAGGTCCTTCACGCGGCTTGCGAGGTTCTTCGACCAGCTCCTGCGCGGCAAGCTCACCTGCGGCCCGCTGACCGTCCAGCAGTTCTCCACGCTGGAGGCCCTGGAAAGGGGTCCGCGGACGATGAACGACCTGGCGTCGCAGGTCGGTCTGCACCAGAGCACCATGACGCGGATCGTCGACCGCCTCGAGCGGGACGGATTCGTCGGAAGGGAGCGGGGCCGGGCGGAGAAGAGGAAAGTCTCGGTCGTCCTCACCGCGGAAGGGAAGAAGCTGTATCGCCATCTCGACAAGGAGTGCGCGTCGTTCACGGAACGGCTGTTGGGCGCCGTTCCGGCGGAGCGCCGGGCGTCGTGCGTGGAGGCGCTGGTGCTGATGTCGGGCACGCTGGATCCGGACAACGAGAAGTTCCGGACGATATTGCGGGAGTGCTGCCGCGGGACGAAAGGAGAACCGACGTGACGGACCGCTGTTCCGGTTCGAAGGAACCGACCCCGTGCTGTGGGGGATCGGACCCGTCCCCGTTCGACGGGACGTTCGAGACCCGGTTCATCGACCGGTGGATCGATACGCCGGCCGGGCGGGTGGCGCGCGTGACGACCCGGCTCGACTGGAGGGACGCCGCGGGGCGGTGGAAGATGCGATGGGGGATCGGAAGGGGCTCCTGGCGGGTCGCGCCGGGCCTCTATTGCGTCGGCGAGGCGGGACCGGGATCCCCGGTGCTGGTCACCGCGAACTGCAAGATGTCGTTCGACGCGCTCCGGCGGGAACTGGACGGCGTGGACGCGTGGATCCTCGTGCTCGATACGGCCGGCGTCAACGTGTGGTGCGCCGCGGGGAAAGGGACGTTCGGGACCGGCGAGCTGGTCCGGCGGGTGAGGGCGGCCCGGCTGGAGCGGCTGGTCTCCCACCGGCGGCTCGTGCTTCCCCAGCTCGGGGCGCCGGGAGTCGCCGCGCACCGCGTACGCGAGGAGTGCGGGTTCACCGTGACGTACGGTCCGGTCCGGGCGAAGGACGTCCTTCGCTTCATGGAAAACGGGATGAAGGCGGAGCCGGGGATGCGCGCCGTCACCTTCACGGCGATGGAGCGGCTCTCCCTGGCCCCGGTGGAGCTCGTGGGATCGCTGAAGCCGCTGGCGTGGGCATCGGCGGCGCTGTTCCTCCTGGGCGGAATCGGACCGGGGATCTTTTCCCCGGGAAACGCGTGGCACCGCGGCGCCGGGGCCGTCGCGGTCTGCGTGGCGGGCATCCTCGGGGGCGCCGCGCTGACCCCGTTGCTCCTTCCGTGGCTTCCCGGCAGGGCGTTTTCCGCCAAGGGCGCCCTGGTCGGCGCGGTCGTCGCGGGGGCCTTCCTCGCGGCGGACGGGACATCGACAGGGGCGATCCCGGGAGTCGCGACGACGCTGGCGGTCTCCGGGATATCCTCGTTCGTCGCCATGAACTTCACGGGCGCGACGCCCTTCACCTCCCCGTCGGGGGTGGAAAAGGAGATGCGCCGGGCCATTCCGCTCCAGGCGGCCTCCGCCGTGCTGGCGGCGGCCCTCTGGATCGGCGAGGCGTTTATCCGCTGAACGGCGGGAGCAAAGGGGAGAATCGGATGCGGGGCTTTTCGTATCTCGAAGGGGTTTCGACGCTGCGGCTCGACCCGGGACGCTGCAACGGGTGCGGATTGTGCGAACAGGTGTGCCCGCACGACGTGTTCTCCGTGTCCGGCGGGAAGGCGGCCGTCGTCGACCGGGACCGTTGCATGGAGTGCGGGGCGTGCGCCATGAATTGCCGGCCCGCCGCCATCTCGGTCACCCCCGGGGTCGGGTGCGCCACCGCGATCATCGGGGGATGGATCTCCGGCGCGAAGCCGTCCTGCGGGTGCGCCTGAACGGCCGCCCCTTTCCTTGTTCCTCTCCGACCCGTAAACTGAAGCCGGATGCGACTCCCCGGAGGTGAGGGTTTGAAGAAAAACGTCCTGTATTCGGAAGAGGGAGGGGTCGGCGTGATCACCGTCGACCGCCCCGAAGTGCACAACGCGTTGAACATGGGCACGATCCGCGAGCTCCGGGAGCTCTGCCTGAAGCTCAAGGCGGAAGAGC
This genomic window from Deltaproteobacteria bacterium contains:
- a CDS encoding MarR family transcriptional regulator, with amino-acid sequence MVSGHAAHAARRSFTRLARFFDQLLRGKLTCGPLTVQQFSTLEALERGPRTMNDLASQVGLHQSTMTRIVDRLERDGFVGRERGRAEKRKVSVVLTAEGKKLYRHLDKECASFTERLLGAVPAERRASCVEALVLMSGTLDPDNEKFRTILRECCRGTKGEPT
- a CDS encoding methylglyoxal synthase; its protein translation is MNQKKVAMEHDKKIALVAHDNKKGDLVEWAKFNRELLEHHRIYATGTTGEILERELGFRITRLQSGPLGGDQQIGAKIAEGKIDFLIFFWDPLEPQPHDPDVKALLRLAVVWNIPIACNRSSADFMISSPLMDGDYDRLVPDYESYRTRKIAGDE
- a CDS encoding carbon monoxide dehydrogenase, which codes for MRWGIGRGSWRVAPGLYCVGEAGPGSPVLVTANCKMSFDALRRELDGVDAWILVLDTAGVNVWCAAGKGTFGTGELVRRVRAARLERLVSHRRLVLPQLGAPGVAAHRVREECGFTVTYGPVRAKDVLRFMENGMKAEPGMRAVTFTAMERLSLAPVELVGSLKPLAWASAALFLLGGIGPGIFSPGNAWHRGAGAVAVCVAGILGGAALTPLLLPWLPGRAFSAKGALVGAVVAGAFLAADGTSTGAIPGVATTLAVSGISSFVAMNFTGATPFTSPSGVEKEMRRAIPLQAASAVLAAALWIGEAFIR
- a CDS encoding 4Fe-4S binding protein — its product is MRGFSYLEGVSTLRLDPGRCNGCGLCEQVCPHDVFSVSGGKAAVVDRDRCMECGACAMNCRPAAISVTPGVGCATAIIGGWISGAKPSCGCA
- a CDS encoding response regulator, translating into MDDDTSRDAIRFRPLAVGCSLLSVAAGSVALIGWGFGLPSLTSLWSGRIPMAPSTGLLFILYGVAAFLRGRWPTRRGAYRAGMALNAAGATVALPLLFLSFRGVHPSIEHLGFPITGTVAGAPIGHMSPVAALCFLLATTSFLALPPSHPGGSRRSAAALFFAFLLLAVSFVLLLAYLFGTPLFYAGSFIPPAATTSLAFSALGIALLALGLPHTRFLRREGEQVTRTEYALLLVFLLLGSGIVTLGYLYHLNHERRYLAEVKSQLSAIADLKVRDVVQYRKERLDDAGVFFRNASFSDMVRRFLEQPGDEAARRQIRDWIGNYGSQFECDRVILFNTRGVARYSVPGSPEPSDSILSKRAVDILRSGRVSFQDFYRNRPDGKVYLAVLVPILGGQGDGVPLGVLALRIDPEKFLYPLIRHWPTPSRTAETVLVRREGDDALYLNELRFDKNAALALRFPLNPRSELPAIQAVLGRTGIVEGRDYRGRPVIADVRKVPDSPWYVIARMDLSEVYEPERERLWWMVSLVSVMLLAAGAGVGLAWRQQRARFYREQYEASQERRNLEAQLRTAQRMESVGTLAGGIAHDFNNVLTVILGYGEMLKFRIAGDPKAVSDLDEMLRSAERASVLTRQILTFARRQIIELGNIDLNRVVADLGKLIRKVTREDIEFRTILAERLPTIRADRGQVEQVMMNLALNARDAMPGGGQLVVETQEAWLEEEYVRQRPYMKAGRYAVLSVTDTGIGMDEGTRERIFEPFFTTKGPDKGTGLGLAVVYGIVKQHNGFVHVYSEPGKGSTFRIYFPAVAVPADSQAPVSPGIVLGGSETILLAEDDEAIRNLAEKTLGSYGYKVLVACDGEEAVDLLRRHGKEVAMVVLDVVMPKKGGKQAYEEMAGGTPGLKVLFLSGYPADAIHDSFVLHPGTPFLQKPFGPGDLARKVREILDR
- a CDS encoding response regulator, encoding MTGKRVRDILFGTLRRQLIVGVAAVHAVMMTVFIGDLTWRQQSLILDRQAEHATALAHTLAASAAGWLSAVDISGLQELAEGLRRYPDLTYAMLLDNRGQVLAHTDRSRLGQYVLDLPADPRESVLSRSAALVDVVVPAMLSGKQVGWARVGIGQRQAGRKLMEITRNGVFYALVAVFIGSLLALLVGKRITRRLYRIRSVMDEVGAGNYQARSDLAGADEAAGMAANFNRMLDILEERDREVKRSEDRYRTLIQNIHSAIVVHGPGTEVIASNSFAQTVLGLTEEQMRGKDANDPAWSFLREDGTGMPVEEYPVSRVVATCRPVRDCVVGISRPGKGAVVWVLANAEPVVDDDGGLSRVLVNFVDITERKSLELRYIQSQKMEAVGRMAGGIAHDFNNLLTVTIGYCDLALARIGSTDPLRHDLAEIRKASDRCASLTRQLLAFSRKQILVPKVISLNGIVADMDKMLRRLLGEDIELVSVAGKGLRNVKADPGQIEQVIVNLAVNSRDAMPRGGKLTFEASNVVLDESYTGDHKYISPGPYVMLAVSDTGCGMDKEMLARIFEPFFTTKEKGTGLGLSTVYGIVKQSGGHINVYSEPGVGTTFKIYFPPVDEPVADAVRAAALPQEELRGDETVLVVEDEDLVRQMVRGILEQYGYGVLEARSGGEAIDLCSRHRGTIHLMLTDVVMPGMNGVELSKRLAPIQPGMKVLFMSGYTVDAIVHQGILESGIAFLQKPFSMDSLAHKLREVLGPGTAPRD